The following nucleotide sequence is from Proteus vulgaris.
AAACAGATTTCACCACATAACTGCTTCAATCTTAAAATGGACCAAGACTCTTACTACAGTCATTACAGTCATTTGGGCTTATGAAGAGTTATGAAGACTTGTACTGCTGGCGCGTGATCGTGAAAAGAATGCAAGCATTCGACCCAGCCATGATTCAGCAGATATTATGTTGTCAGATTTTTTAAACCGCTTTGACAATAAATCTGAATATTAAAACATTGAGACAATAAAAAAAGTGGGTATAGATATATACCCACTTTAAACGCTATTCTCAGAGAACACTCAGAAAATGTTCAGAGATTGACGGCTGATTAATCATTCGGATTAGAACCGACATCATAGTCAGAGCGCATCTCATAGTTTTGAATGAAGTAATGGTGACTTGTATATTGGTCAACAATGTCATTCATGATGTTCTCTTTGGTATAACCCATGATGTCATAACCTTTACTACCATCATCAAGATAAACTTCTGCACGGAAATATTTCTGATCTTCCTGCGCGGATTCTTCATCTAATAGTGTAAAGCTTGGCTTGAGATAATGCTTCGCTTTAACGCGATAGATAAAGTTCGCATTATCACCATGATCAATCACGATACGAATATCATCATCTTTCTCCGTATCAATGGTCACAGCTAAACCTTGCTTCACAAACTCGGCTTTGACATCTTCAAATGCCGGCAATACCACAAGATTCATAAACTTAATGACGTTATCACGACGTTGATAGACCGTTACGTTACGAAGACGTTTCTGCCAACCACCTGAATCGCGAGTACTTGGCTGAACATACATATTCGCTTTACTGCGAATATCAATCTTCCCGATATCCATTCTCAAAGCTTTAAATAATCCATAAATAGAGATCAATATCACAATACTAAATGGGAATGCTGTTGTTGTTGATACTGCTTGTAAGGTGCCAAGGCCCCCATTTAAGAGTAAAACGATCGCAATCACACCTGTAATTGAACCCCAGAATATGCGCTGCCACAATGGCGTGACTTCTACATCTTTCTTACTTGAGAGCATATCCATCACAAGCGCACCTGAGTCCGCTTATGATCATGTTGGATCAACAGCAGTTGAAGGCTTAGCCGCTAAACCAATCATTGATATTGATTTGATTGTAGAAAATCCTGAAGATGAAGCATCTTATCTTCTAGCTTTGGAAGCATTGGGTTATGAGCTGACGATTCGTGAACCATCGTGGTATCAGCATCGTATGCTGAAATTGCACCATCCTATGGTGAATTTGCATGTATTTGGTAAGGATTGTCCTGAATATTATCGCCACTTGCATACGCCGTAAAATGGCGCATTTATCCGCTCAAAATAAATTTTTTTACAAGAAATTTCTGAGCATGGTATTTTTGATGGTATTGTGAATATGCTTCTTTGTAACTGTTTGAAAATAAATAGAAATATGCACTCATTTACAATCGAGTGGGAGTGACTGGCACTCACAGGCAATGTCTGGCACTGGCTGGCATCACAGCTGAGACTTCAATATCTCGCAGCTGAGCGATAAACTGTATAAAAACACAGTATCGCAAGGATGCGGATCATGCCCCAAGTGGCGGCCAGGATGGCCAGCCGGGACGAGAACACTGGTCGTTACCAGCGTCACCGGCCCGAGCAAACCCTGCTCTATCGGATCGTCGAAGAATACTACCCGACGTTCGCTGCCCATTTGGCGGCGCAGGGCAGGGAACTGCCCGGTTATGTGCAACGCGAGTTTGACGCCTACCTCAAATGCGGCCGTCTCGAACACGGCTTTCTGCGGGTGCGTTGTGAGTCGTGTCACGCTGAGCACCTGGTTGCGTTCAGCTGCAAACGTCGGGGCTTCTGTCCTAGTTGTGGCGCACGGCGTATGGCCGAAAGCGCCGCGCTACTGGTCGATGAGGTTCTGCCCGTACAGCCCATGCGCCAATGGGTACTCAGCTTTCCCTTTCAATTGCGCTTTCTGTTCGCCAGCCGGCCGGAGGTCATGGGCCGGGTG
It contains:
- a CDS encoding BCCT family transporter; this encodes MDMLSSKKDVEVTPLWQRIFWGSITGVIAIVLLLNGGLGTLQAVSTTTAFPFSIVILISIYGLFKALRMDIGKIDIRSKANMYVQPSTRDSGGWQKRLRNVTVYQRRDNVIKFMNLVVLPAFEDVKAEFVKQGLAVTIDTEKDDDIRIVIDHGDNANFIYRVKAKHYLKPSFTLLDEESAQEDQKYFRAEVYLDDGSKGYDIMGYTKENIMNDIVDQYTSHHYFIQNYEMRSDYDVGSNPND